A genome region from Gambusia affinis linkage group LG24, SWU_Gaff_1.0, whole genome shotgun sequence includes the following:
- the LOC122826957 gene encoding indian hedgehog B protein-like: MRLPALLACLAGCALLLPPAGLACGPGKGHGRRRGPRKLVPLVLKQFSPNVAEQTLGASGKAEGKISRGSERFKELSPNYNPDIIFKDEENTGADRLMTQRCKDKLNSLAISVINHWPGVRLRVTEGWDEDGHHSSSSLHYEGRAVDVTTSDRDRHKYAMLARLAVEAGFDWVHYESRAHVHCSVKSDQSMAAKAGGCFPGNASVMLEGGARRSMSALRPGDRVLASANGGLVFSEVMTFLDRDLDKPWLFVSLRTAAGQRLALTAAHLLFVSGRNCSEGAAPAAGQLRATYASVVRPGQCVLVAVSGAARLSRIVWVGVTTNRGAFAPLTQQGTIMVDGVAASCYAAVDSHWLAHRAFAPLRLLHCWTGRAGCYGNGLHWYSRILLWLGRTVLDPGRLHPLGVAQGDM, translated from the exons ATGCGGCTCCCCGCGCTACTGGCCTGCCTGGCGGGCTGcgcgctgctgctgccgccggcCGGCCTGGCCTGCGGGCCGGGGAAGGGCCACGGCCGGCGGCGGGGCCCCCGGAAGCTGGTTCCGCTGGTCCTGAAGCAGTTCAGCCCCAACGTGGCGGAGCAGACGCTGGGCGCCAGCGGCAAGGCGGAGGGGAAGATCAGCCGCGGCTCGGAGCGCTTCAAGGAGCTGAGCCCCAACTACAACCCGGACATCATCTTCAAGGACGAGGAGAACACCGGGGCGGACCGCCTCATGACGCAG cgCTGCAAGGACAAGCTGAACTCTCTGGCCATCTCGGTGATCAACCACTGGCCCGGGGTCCGGCTGCGGGTCACCGAGGGCTGGGATGAGGACGGCCACCACTCGTCCAGCTCGCTGCACTACGAGGGCCGGGCCGTGGACGTCACCACGTCCGACCGCGACCGCCACAAGTACGCCATGCTGGCGCGGCTGGCGGTGGAGGCCGGCTTCGACTGGGTCCACTACGAGTCCCGGGCACACGTCCACTGCAGCGTCAAGTCAG ATCAGTCCATGGCGGCCAAGGCAGGCGGCTGTTTCCCTGGCAACGCCTCGGTAATGTTGGAGGGTGGCGCCCGGAGGTCCATGAGCGCGCTGCGGCCCGGGGACCGGGTCCTGGCCTCGGCGAACGGCGGCCTGGTCTTCAGCGAGGTCATGACCTTCCTAGACCGGGACCTGGACAAACCATGGCTCTTTGTCAGCCTGCGGACCGCGGCCGGTCAACGGCTTGCCCTCACTGCCGCCCACCTGCTCTTTGTGTCGGGCAGGAACTGTTCTGAGGGCGCGGCGCCGGCGGCCGGCCAGCTGCGGGCCACCTACGCCAGTGTTGTCCGGCCCGGTCAGTGCGTCCTGGTGGCGGTCAGCGGGGCGGCGCGTCTGTCCCGCATCGTCTGGGTGGGCGTGACCACGAACCGGGGGGCGTTCGCCCCACTGACCCAGCAGGGAACCATCATGGTGGACGGCGTGGCAGCGTCCTGCTATGCGGCGGTGGACAGCCACTGGCTGGCCCACCGGGCCTTTGCCCCGCTCCGCCTGCTGCACTGTTGGACTGGGAGAGCTGGGTGCTATGGCAACGGCCTGCACTGGTACTCACGGATCTTACTCTGGCTGGGTCGGACGGTTCTGGACCCAGGGCGCCTCCATCCACTGGGCGTCGCTCAGGGCGACATGTGA